Proteins from a genomic interval of Phocoena phocoena chromosome 20, mPhoPho1.1, whole genome shotgun sequence:
- the DUXA gene encoding double homeobox protein A, translating into STEAVATKCRRSRTKFTEEQLKILIDAFNKKPYPGYAIKQRLALEVNTEESRIQIWFQNRRARHSFLKRPEKNLDLRQDRAYPEENIQGVRDRRCRTSYTSSQLQTLMNAFMENPYPGIDSRKQLAEDIGVPESRVQIWFQNRRSRLRIQKKREPEEASAQRQNQGQDL; encoded by the exons TCCACAGAGGCCGTGGCAACAAAGTGTAGACGCAGCCGCACCAAATTCACAGAAGAGCAATTGAAAATCCTCATTGATGCATTCAACAAAAAACCTTACCCGGGTTATGCCATCAAACAAAGACTTGCTTTGGAAGTCAACACCGAAGAGTCTAGGATCCAG ATATGGTTTCAGAATCGAAGAGCTAGGCACAGTTTCctgaaaagacctgagaagaacTTAGACTTAAGACAAGACCGAGCTTACCCTGAAGAGAACATTCAAG GTGTGAGAGACAGACGATGTCGTACCAGCTATACTTCTTCCCAATTACAAACTCTTATGAATGCGTTCATGGAAAACCCTTATCCTGGGATTGATTCCAGAAAGCAACTTGCTGAAGATATTGGGGTTCCAGAGTCAAGAGTCCAG ATTTGGTTTCAAAACCGAAGATCTAGACTCCgtatccagaaaaaaagagaacccgAAGAAGCTTCAGCCCAAAGACAAAACCAGGGACAAGATCTCTGA